Proteins from one Neodiprion fabricii isolate iyNeoFabr1 chromosome 5, iyNeoFabr1.1, whole genome shotgun sequence genomic window:
- the LOC124183302 gene encoding protein PTHB1 isoform X5 yields the protein MSLFKTREWWRTHCGENEAFDNHSLLVTPLFGPDIHNVIIVGSHNGYLRIYKPSSKWIEEGKTLTGYKPTDLILESSLEKPIIDLNVGKFVSGSQNLHLAVLSPSNLIVYNVSMIGNAADEEDRCVLNIAYEHNLKRLGATLTVGPFGGVQGRDFLCVQCLDGTLLFYEQETFAFSYNLTNYLLPTPLIYVAKNDAFVTLNSAWVFECYRYQHIAEFDKNKEKQPSELGKSLYPDWKYNLGEAVMDVKIATLSSVELAIVVLGERSLYCLKDDCSLKYTKRFDYAALCFHVYVVEPDGVLMVMTVTETNTLMVYEGTTLRWTAQLPFAPVAVNRGNFQHLEGVIVLLSDEGSLEGCFLGTEPSLFVAPPVSCTKDFNYETAESDVAKYRKMLQKSAASDSSLTNATAESEIGISVWMSPHLEPCPFNEELAVETEKHSMCRVSVELIPYAPLRQVQVSFEVHDPLIVRADYHEIANLCDRHLAQSVIHMGDKAVPASLETVVTVTYENSFGAIRVLQRKAQVPVRLVAKLCPPESGSSFSITVKSDEPIVSLSQLFPEFIGEEATLGRNNNAIGLQYLYTGTVVSIASGTSSNRYRLQSEDSLAVGPVGRQLIARLNGYYSRKQCNCVTSQVQLQILNAHIDVHFASRQEVRRIKYTGGPRSAGNAAEKYREKNGLQL from the exons ATGTCGCTATTTAAAACACGGGAGTGGTGGAGAACGCATTGCGGCGAAAACGAGGCGTTCGACAATCACAGTTTGTTGGTAACCCCGTTGTTCGGACCTGACATTCACAACGTGATTATCGTCGGCAGCCACAACGGATACCTCAGAATTTATAAACCGTCGTCAAAGTGGATTGAAGAGGGAAAAACTTTGACTGGATACAAACCGACGGATCTAATTCTCGAATCGTCGCTAGAAAAACCAATCATTGATCTAAACGTCGGTAAATTTGTATC CGGATCGCAAAATCTACACTTGGCGGTACTGTCTCCGTCAAATTTGATCGTCTACAATGTATCGATGATTGGCAACGCGGCCGATGAGG AAGATCGGTGCGTTTTAAACATTGCCTATGAACACAATCTGAAGCGTCTTGGAGCTACTTTGACGGTCGGACCATTCGGCGGTGTCCAGGGGAGGGATTTCCTCTGTGTACAATGCCTTGACGGAACGCTGCTGTTCTACGAGCAGGAAACGTTTGCGTTCAGTTATAATTTGACAAACTATTTGTTGCCAACTCCTTTGATATACGTTGCCAAAAACGACGCGTTCGTAACCCTCAACTCTGCCTGGGTCTTTGAATGCTACAG GTACCAGCACATAGCAGAGTTCGACAAGAACAAAGAGAAGCAACCATCCGAGCTCGGTAAAAGTCTTTACCCCGATTGGAAATACAACCTTGGCGAGGCCGTGATGGACGTTAAAATCGCAACTCTGAGCAGCGTTGAATTAGCGATAGTAGTGCTGGGCGAAAGAAGTCTTTATTGTTTGAAAGACGATTGTTCGCTGAAGTACACGAAGCGGTTCGATTACGCGGCTCTGTGTTTCCACGTCTACGTCGTAG AACCCGACGGCGTTCTGATGGTAATGACAGTCACCGAAACTAACACTTTGATGGTGTACGAAGGCACGACGCTGAGATGGACAGCGCAATTGCCCTTCGCTCCTGTAGCAGTGAACAGGGGAAATTTTCAG CATCTGGAAGGCGTGATAGTCTTACTTTCCGACGAAGGTTCGCTGGAAGGATGTTTCCTGGGTACCGAACCTTCCCTGTTCGTAGCTCCCCCGGTATCCTGCACAAAAGATTTCAACTACGAAACGGCTGAGAGTGACGTTGCAAAGTACAGAAAAATGCTCCAGAAATCAGCGGCTTCAG ACAGTTCCCTGACCAACGCCACTGCCGAATCGGAGATAGGCATATCCGTATGGATGTCACCTCATCTGGAGCCTTGTCCGTTCAACGAGGAACTCGCCGTCGAAACGGAGAAACACTCGATGTGCCGAGTGTCGGTGGAATTGATACCTTACGCACCGTTGCGGCAGGTTCAAGTCAGCTTCGAAGTTCACGATCCTCTGATCGTCAGGGCGGATTATCACGAGATCGCTAATCTGT GTGATCGACATCTGGCACAGTCGGTAATTCACATGGGCGACAAAGCCGTTCCGGCGTCGTTGGAAACCGTGGTTACGGTAACGTACGAGAATAGTTTTGGGGCGATAAGAGTACTGCAGAGAAAAGCTCAGGTGCCCGTAAGACTGGTGGCGAAACTCTGTCCTCCTGAGAGCGGTTCATCGTTCTCGATAACCGTGAAATCGGACGAGCCGATCGTCAGTCTGAGTCAACTGTTTCCCG AGTTCATCGGCGAGGAGGCGACTCTCGGTCGTAACAACAACGCAATAGGATTGCAATACTTGTACACGGGAACCGTGGTGTCTATAGCGTCGGGAACGTCGTCGAACAGATACCGTCTTCAATCGGAGGACAGTCTGGCTGTGGGACCGGTTGGCAGGCAGTTAATAGCCCGTTTGAATGGTTATTATTCGAGGAAACAATGTAACTGTGTAACGAGCCAAGTGCAGCTGCAAATTCTGAATGCTCACATAGACGTTCACTTTGCGTCCCGGCAGGAAGTGAGAAGAATCAAG TACACAGGAGGCCCTCGATCTGCTGGCAACGCAGCTGAGaaatatcgagaaaaaaatggttTACAACTTTAA
- the LOC124183302 gene encoding protein PTHB1 isoform X4, whose amino-acid sequence MSLFKTREWWRTHCGENEAFDNHSLLVTPLFGPDIHNVIIVGSHNGYLRIYKPSSKWIEEGKTLTGYKPTDLILESSLEKPIIDLNVGKFVSGSQNLHLAVLSPSNLIVYNVSMIGNAADEEDRCVLNIAYEHNLKRLGATLTVGPFGGVQGRDFLCVQCLDGTLLFYEQETFAFSYNLTNYLLPTPLIYVAKNDAFVTLNSAWVFECYRYQHIAEFDKNKEKQPSELGKSLYPDWKYNLGEAVMDVKIATLSSVELAIVVLGERSLYCLKDDCSLKYTKRFDYAALCFHVYVVEPDGVLMVMTVTETNTLMVYEGTTLRWTAQLPFAPVAVNRGNFQHLEGVIVLLSDEGSLEGCFLGTEPSLFVAPPVSCTKDFNYETAESDVAKYRKMLQKSAASDSSLTNATAESEIGISVWMSPHLEPCPFNEELAVETEKHSMCRVSVELIPYAPLRQVQVSFEVHDPLIVRADYHEIANLCDRHLAQSVIHMGDKAVPASLETVVTVTYENSFGAIRVLQRKAQVPVRLVAKLCPPESGSSFSITVKSDEPIVSLSQLFPEFIGEEATLGRNNNAIGLQYLYTGTVVSIASGTSSNRYRLQSEDSLAVGPVGRQLIARLNGYYSRKQCNCVTSQVQLQILNAHIDVHFASRQEVRRIKEALDLLATQLRNIEKKMVYNFKERSTRSLKSLTFLLDDTFDMMFTLLDDLKDAQLKQFRSEKNLERAISSLLLLLQTNVSDDKYALVESAIGFTPQLHSDIVRMIGKKSPTQRFPAPCVQK is encoded by the exons ATGTCGCTATTTAAAACACGGGAGTGGTGGAGAACGCATTGCGGCGAAAACGAGGCGTTCGACAATCACAGTTTGTTGGTAACCCCGTTGTTCGGACCTGACATTCACAACGTGATTATCGTCGGCAGCCACAACGGATACCTCAGAATTTATAAACCGTCGTCAAAGTGGATTGAAGAGGGAAAAACTTTGACTGGATACAAACCGACGGATCTAATTCTCGAATCGTCGCTAGAAAAACCAATCATTGATCTAAACGTCGGTAAATTTGTATC CGGATCGCAAAATCTACACTTGGCGGTACTGTCTCCGTCAAATTTGATCGTCTACAATGTATCGATGATTGGCAACGCGGCCGATGAGG AAGATCGGTGCGTTTTAAACATTGCCTATGAACACAATCTGAAGCGTCTTGGAGCTACTTTGACGGTCGGACCATTCGGCGGTGTCCAGGGGAGGGATTTCCTCTGTGTACAATGCCTTGACGGAACGCTGCTGTTCTACGAGCAGGAAACGTTTGCGTTCAGTTATAATTTGACAAACTATTTGTTGCCAACTCCTTTGATATACGTTGCCAAAAACGACGCGTTCGTAACCCTCAACTCTGCCTGGGTCTTTGAATGCTACAG GTACCAGCACATAGCAGAGTTCGACAAGAACAAAGAGAAGCAACCATCCGAGCTCGGTAAAAGTCTTTACCCCGATTGGAAATACAACCTTGGCGAGGCCGTGATGGACGTTAAAATCGCAACTCTGAGCAGCGTTGAATTAGCGATAGTAGTGCTGGGCGAAAGAAGTCTTTATTGTTTGAAAGACGATTGTTCGCTGAAGTACACGAAGCGGTTCGATTACGCGGCTCTGTGTTTCCACGTCTACGTCGTAG AACCCGACGGCGTTCTGATGGTAATGACAGTCACCGAAACTAACACTTTGATGGTGTACGAAGGCACGACGCTGAGATGGACAGCGCAATTGCCCTTCGCTCCTGTAGCAGTGAACAGGGGAAATTTTCAG CATCTGGAAGGCGTGATAGTCTTACTTTCCGACGAAGGTTCGCTGGAAGGATGTTTCCTGGGTACCGAACCTTCCCTGTTCGTAGCTCCCCCGGTATCCTGCACAAAAGATTTCAACTACGAAACGGCTGAGAGTGACGTTGCAAAGTACAGAAAAATGCTCCAGAAATCAGCGGCTTCAG ACAGTTCCCTGACCAACGCCACTGCCGAATCGGAGATAGGCATATCCGTATGGATGTCACCTCATCTGGAGCCTTGTCCGTTCAACGAGGAACTCGCCGTCGAAACGGAGAAACACTCGATGTGCCGAGTGTCGGTGGAATTGATACCTTACGCACCGTTGCGGCAGGTTCAAGTCAGCTTCGAAGTTCACGATCCTCTGATCGTCAGGGCGGATTATCACGAGATCGCTAATCTGT GTGATCGACATCTGGCACAGTCGGTAATTCACATGGGCGACAAAGCCGTTCCGGCGTCGTTGGAAACCGTGGTTACGGTAACGTACGAGAATAGTTTTGGGGCGATAAGAGTACTGCAGAGAAAAGCTCAGGTGCCCGTAAGACTGGTGGCGAAACTCTGTCCTCCTGAGAGCGGTTCATCGTTCTCGATAACCGTGAAATCGGACGAGCCGATCGTCAGTCTGAGTCAACTGTTTCCCG AGTTCATCGGCGAGGAGGCGACTCTCGGTCGTAACAACAACGCAATAGGATTGCAATACTTGTACACGGGAACCGTGGTGTCTATAGCGTCGGGAACGTCGTCGAACAGATACCGTCTTCAATCGGAGGACAGTCTGGCTGTGGGACCGGTTGGCAGGCAGTTAATAGCCCGTTTGAATGGTTATTATTCGAGGAAACAATGTAACTGTGTAACGAGCCAAGTGCAGCTGCAAATTCTGAATGCTCACATAGACGTTCACTTTGCGTCCCGGCAGGAAGTGAGAAGAATCAAG GAGGCCCTCGATCTGCTGGCAACGCAGCTGAGaaatatcgagaaaaaaatggttTACAACTTTAAGGAAAGATCGACCAGATCGTTAAAATCGTTGACGTTTTTATTGGACGACACGTTCGATATGATGTTTACGCTTCTGGATGATCTTAAGGATGCCCAGCTG aaacaatttcgaagtgagaaaaatctgGAGCGAGCGATTTCCTCCTTGCTGTTATTATTGCAAACAAATGTAAGCGATGATAAATACGCGTTAGTTGAGTCAGCGATCGGATTCACGCCGCAGCTGCACAGCGatattgtacgtat
- the LOC124183302 gene encoding protein PTHB1 isoform X3, with protein sequence MSLFKTREWWRTHCGENEAFDNHSLLVTPLFGPDIHNVIIVGSHNGYLRIYKPSSKWIEEGKTLTGYKPTDLILESSLEKPIIDLNVGKFVSGSQNLHLAVLSPSNLIVYNVSMIGNAADEEDRCVLNIAYEHNLKRLGATLTVGPFGGVQGRDFLCVQCLDGTLLFYEQETFAFSYNLTNYLLPTPLIYVAKNDAFVTLNSAWVFECYRYQHIAEFDKNKEKQPSELGKSLYPDWKYNLGEAVMDVKIATLSSVELAIVVLGERSLYCLKDDCSLKYTKRFDYAALCFHVYVVEPDGVLMVMTVTETNTLMVYEGTTLRWTAQLPFAPVAVNRGNFQHLEGVIVLLSDEGSLEGCFLGTEPSLFVAPPVSCTKDFNYETAESDVAKYRKMLQKSAASDSSLTNATAESEIGISVWMSPHLEPCPFNEELAVETEKHSMCRVSVELIPYAPLRQVQVSFEVHDPLIVRADYHEIANLCDRHLAQSVIHMGDKAVPASLETVVTVTYENSFGAIRVLQRKAQVPVRLVAKLCPPESGSSFSITVKSDEPIVSLSQLFPEFIGEEATLGRNNNAIGLQYLYTGTVVSIASGTSSNRYRLQSEDSLAVGPVGRQLIARLNGYYSRKQCNCVTSQVQLQILNAHIDVHFASRQEVRRIKEALDLLATQLRNIEKKMVYNFKERSTRSLKSLTFLLDDTFDMMFTLLDDLKDAQLKQFRSEKNLERAISSLLLLLQTNVSDDKYALVESAIGFTPQLHSDIVRMYVIGKKSPTQRFPAPCVQK encoded by the exons ATGTCGCTATTTAAAACACGGGAGTGGTGGAGAACGCATTGCGGCGAAAACGAGGCGTTCGACAATCACAGTTTGTTGGTAACCCCGTTGTTCGGACCTGACATTCACAACGTGATTATCGTCGGCAGCCACAACGGATACCTCAGAATTTATAAACCGTCGTCAAAGTGGATTGAAGAGGGAAAAACTTTGACTGGATACAAACCGACGGATCTAATTCTCGAATCGTCGCTAGAAAAACCAATCATTGATCTAAACGTCGGTAAATTTGTATC CGGATCGCAAAATCTACACTTGGCGGTACTGTCTCCGTCAAATTTGATCGTCTACAATGTATCGATGATTGGCAACGCGGCCGATGAGG AAGATCGGTGCGTTTTAAACATTGCCTATGAACACAATCTGAAGCGTCTTGGAGCTACTTTGACGGTCGGACCATTCGGCGGTGTCCAGGGGAGGGATTTCCTCTGTGTACAATGCCTTGACGGAACGCTGCTGTTCTACGAGCAGGAAACGTTTGCGTTCAGTTATAATTTGACAAACTATTTGTTGCCAACTCCTTTGATATACGTTGCCAAAAACGACGCGTTCGTAACCCTCAACTCTGCCTGGGTCTTTGAATGCTACAG GTACCAGCACATAGCAGAGTTCGACAAGAACAAAGAGAAGCAACCATCCGAGCTCGGTAAAAGTCTTTACCCCGATTGGAAATACAACCTTGGCGAGGCCGTGATGGACGTTAAAATCGCAACTCTGAGCAGCGTTGAATTAGCGATAGTAGTGCTGGGCGAAAGAAGTCTTTATTGTTTGAAAGACGATTGTTCGCTGAAGTACACGAAGCGGTTCGATTACGCGGCTCTGTGTTTCCACGTCTACGTCGTAG AACCCGACGGCGTTCTGATGGTAATGACAGTCACCGAAACTAACACTTTGATGGTGTACGAAGGCACGACGCTGAGATGGACAGCGCAATTGCCCTTCGCTCCTGTAGCAGTGAACAGGGGAAATTTTCAG CATCTGGAAGGCGTGATAGTCTTACTTTCCGACGAAGGTTCGCTGGAAGGATGTTTCCTGGGTACCGAACCTTCCCTGTTCGTAGCTCCCCCGGTATCCTGCACAAAAGATTTCAACTACGAAACGGCTGAGAGTGACGTTGCAAAGTACAGAAAAATGCTCCAGAAATCAGCGGCTTCAG ACAGTTCCCTGACCAACGCCACTGCCGAATCGGAGATAGGCATATCCGTATGGATGTCACCTCATCTGGAGCCTTGTCCGTTCAACGAGGAACTCGCCGTCGAAACGGAGAAACACTCGATGTGCCGAGTGTCGGTGGAATTGATACCTTACGCACCGTTGCGGCAGGTTCAAGTCAGCTTCGAAGTTCACGATCCTCTGATCGTCAGGGCGGATTATCACGAGATCGCTAATCTGT GTGATCGACATCTGGCACAGTCGGTAATTCACATGGGCGACAAAGCCGTTCCGGCGTCGTTGGAAACCGTGGTTACGGTAACGTACGAGAATAGTTTTGGGGCGATAAGAGTACTGCAGAGAAAAGCTCAGGTGCCCGTAAGACTGGTGGCGAAACTCTGTCCTCCTGAGAGCGGTTCATCGTTCTCGATAACCGTGAAATCGGACGAGCCGATCGTCAGTCTGAGTCAACTGTTTCCCG AGTTCATCGGCGAGGAGGCGACTCTCGGTCGTAACAACAACGCAATAGGATTGCAATACTTGTACACGGGAACCGTGGTGTCTATAGCGTCGGGAACGTCGTCGAACAGATACCGTCTTCAATCGGAGGACAGTCTGGCTGTGGGACCGGTTGGCAGGCAGTTAATAGCCCGTTTGAATGGTTATTATTCGAGGAAACAATGTAACTGTGTAACGAGCCAAGTGCAGCTGCAAATTCTGAATGCTCACATAGACGTTCACTTTGCGTCCCGGCAGGAAGTGAGAAGAATCAAG GAGGCCCTCGATCTGCTGGCAACGCAGCTGAGaaatatcgagaaaaaaatggttTACAACTTTAAGGAAAGATCGACCAGATCGTTAAAATCGTTGACGTTTTTATTGGACGACACGTTCGATATGATGTTTACGCTTCTGGATGATCTTAAGGATGCCCAGCTG aaacaatttcgaagtgagaaaaatctgGAGCGAGCGATTTCCTCCTTGCTGTTATTATTGCAAACAAATGTAAGCGATGATAAATACGCGTTAGTTGAGTCAGCGATCGGATTCACGCCGCAGCTGCACAGCGatattgtacgtatgtatgt
- the LOC124183302 gene encoding protein PTHB1 isoform X1, translating to MSLFKTREWWRTHCGENEAFDNHSLLVTPLFGPDIHNVIIVGSHNGYLRIYKPSSKWIEEGKTLTGYKPTDLILESSLEKPIIDLNVGKFVSGSQNLHLAVLSPSNLIVYNVSMIGNAADEEDRCVLNIAYEHNLKRLGATLTVGPFGGVQGRDFLCVQCLDGTLLFYEQETFAFSYNLTNYLLPTPLIYVAKNDAFVTLNSAWVFECYRYQHIAEFDKNKEKQPSELGKSLYPDWKYNLGEAVMDVKIATLSSVELAIVVLGERSLYCLKDDCSLKYTKRFDYAALCFHVYVVEPDGVLMVMTVTETNTLMVYEGTTLRWTAQLPFAPVAVNRGNFQHLEGVIVLLSDEGSLEGCFLGTEPSLFVAPPVSCTKDFNYETAESDVAKYRKMLQKSAASDSSLTNATAESEIGISVWMSPHLEPCPFNEELAVETEKHSMCRVSVELIPYAPLRQVQVSFEVHDPLIVRADYHEIANLCDRHLAQSVIHMGDKAVPASLETVVTVTYENSFGAIRVLQRKAQVPVRLVAKLCPPESGSSFSITVKSDEPIVSLSQLFPEFIGEEATLGRNNNAIGLQYLYTGTVVSIASGTSSNRYRLQSEDSLAVGPVGRQLIARLNGYYSRKQCNCVTSQVQLQILNAHIDVHFASRQEVRRIKEALDLLATQLRNIEKKMVYNFKERSTRSLKSLTFLLDDTFDMMFTLLDDLKDAQLKQFRSEKNLERAISSLLLLLQTNVSDDKYALVESAIGFTPQLHSDIDWEEIADAAVSSALRSKMRKSDNEMLRTVGELEPIKDVTKLKKRIAHLVERLTKDTDDSVGSSASGRLEDVEEVA from the exons ATGTCGCTATTTAAAACACGGGAGTGGTGGAGAACGCATTGCGGCGAAAACGAGGCGTTCGACAATCACAGTTTGTTGGTAACCCCGTTGTTCGGACCTGACATTCACAACGTGATTATCGTCGGCAGCCACAACGGATACCTCAGAATTTATAAACCGTCGTCAAAGTGGATTGAAGAGGGAAAAACTTTGACTGGATACAAACCGACGGATCTAATTCTCGAATCGTCGCTAGAAAAACCAATCATTGATCTAAACGTCGGTAAATTTGTATC CGGATCGCAAAATCTACACTTGGCGGTACTGTCTCCGTCAAATTTGATCGTCTACAATGTATCGATGATTGGCAACGCGGCCGATGAGG AAGATCGGTGCGTTTTAAACATTGCCTATGAACACAATCTGAAGCGTCTTGGAGCTACTTTGACGGTCGGACCATTCGGCGGTGTCCAGGGGAGGGATTTCCTCTGTGTACAATGCCTTGACGGAACGCTGCTGTTCTACGAGCAGGAAACGTTTGCGTTCAGTTATAATTTGACAAACTATTTGTTGCCAACTCCTTTGATATACGTTGCCAAAAACGACGCGTTCGTAACCCTCAACTCTGCCTGGGTCTTTGAATGCTACAG GTACCAGCACATAGCAGAGTTCGACAAGAACAAAGAGAAGCAACCATCCGAGCTCGGTAAAAGTCTTTACCCCGATTGGAAATACAACCTTGGCGAGGCCGTGATGGACGTTAAAATCGCAACTCTGAGCAGCGTTGAATTAGCGATAGTAGTGCTGGGCGAAAGAAGTCTTTATTGTTTGAAAGACGATTGTTCGCTGAAGTACACGAAGCGGTTCGATTACGCGGCTCTGTGTTTCCACGTCTACGTCGTAG AACCCGACGGCGTTCTGATGGTAATGACAGTCACCGAAACTAACACTTTGATGGTGTACGAAGGCACGACGCTGAGATGGACAGCGCAATTGCCCTTCGCTCCTGTAGCAGTGAACAGGGGAAATTTTCAG CATCTGGAAGGCGTGATAGTCTTACTTTCCGACGAAGGTTCGCTGGAAGGATGTTTCCTGGGTACCGAACCTTCCCTGTTCGTAGCTCCCCCGGTATCCTGCACAAAAGATTTCAACTACGAAACGGCTGAGAGTGACGTTGCAAAGTACAGAAAAATGCTCCAGAAATCAGCGGCTTCAG ACAGTTCCCTGACCAACGCCACTGCCGAATCGGAGATAGGCATATCCGTATGGATGTCACCTCATCTGGAGCCTTGTCCGTTCAACGAGGAACTCGCCGTCGAAACGGAGAAACACTCGATGTGCCGAGTGTCGGTGGAATTGATACCTTACGCACCGTTGCGGCAGGTTCAAGTCAGCTTCGAAGTTCACGATCCTCTGATCGTCAGGGCGGATTATCACGAGATCGCTAATCTGT GTGATCGACATCTGGCACAGTCGGTAATTCACATGGGCGACAAAGCCGTTCCGGCGTCGTTGGAAACCGTGGTTACGGTAACGTACGAGAATAGTTTTGGGGCGATAAGAGTACTGCAGAGAAAAGCTCAGGTGCCCGTAAGACTGGTGGCGAAACTCTGTCCTCCTGAGAGCGGTTCATCGTTCTCGATAACCGTGAAATCGGACGAGCCGATCGTCAGTCTGAGTCAACTGTTTCCCG AGTTCATCGGCGAGGAGGCGACTCTCGGTCGTAACAACAACGCAATAGGATTGCAATACTTGTACACGGGAACCGTGGTGTCTATAGCGTCGGGAACGTCGTCGAACAGATACCGTCTTCAATCGGAGGACAGTCTGGCTGTGGGACCGGTTGGCAGGCAGTTAATAGCCCGTTTGAATGGTTATTATTCGAGGAAACAATGTAACTGTGTAACGAGCCAAGTGCAGCTGCAAATTCTGAATGCTCACATAGACGTTCACTTTGCGTCCCGGCAGGAAGTGAGAAGAATCAAG GAGGCCCTCGATCTGCTGGCAACGCAGCTGAGaaatatcgagaaaaaaatggttTACAACTTTAAGGAAAGATCGACCAGATCGTTAAAATCGTTGACGTTTTTATTGGACGACACGTTCGATATGATGTTTACGCTTCTGGATGATCTTAAGGATGCCCAGCTG aaacaatttcgaagtgagaaaaatctgGAGCGAGCGATTTCCTCCTTGCTGTTATTATTGCAAACAAATGTAAGCGATGATAAATACGCGTTAGTTGAGTCAGCGATCGGATTCACGCCGCAGCTGCACAGCGatatt